AATAACCTACCTCACGGCATCTCTATGAAAGGTGACGAGGCGTTAGGTTTGACTGGCCCGTCCACGCGTCTGTAACGGCTGCCCGATCTTCCAAAGCATGCTTGTGTCGATCTCAAGCTCGACTCCAACCTTGCCCGCACCTGTGACTACGGTAGGATAAGAAAAAAGGGCGGTGTCGATCAGTACAGCGATCTTCTGGAGACCGAATGGTGATACGCTTCCTGACGGGTAGCCGAAGAGATCGAGTACCTGTTCTTTCTGAGCAAGCTCGGCTCGTTTCCATCCATACGTGCCAGCAACCGCTTTCATGTCAATCTTTGAAGGTGATGGCAGCAAAACGGCACAAAGGTGGCGCGCAGGATGAGACCGGCGCATCACATCGTTCGCTTTCTGCTCGGCAATAATCATCGTCTTTGCAACGCGCCCCACGGGAACGCCGATAGCGGAGGCTAAATCGGAAGGAGATGTAATAGGGGTGGCGAACTCACTATAGCGCCACAATCGTACCGTCGACGCTCCGATCTGGTGCAGTTCAGCAAGTACGTTCGGATGAACGTCCAACATAGTCGTTTCCTTCCGGTTCACCTGGTAGGACGATCGAGGATAGCTGTTTCAGCGACTGCGAGT
The sequence above is drawn from the Rhizobium etli 8C-3 genome and encodes:
- a CDS encoding aminoacyl-tRNA deacylase, whose product is MLDVHPNVLAELHQIGASTVRLWRYSEFATPITSPSDLASAIGVPVGRVAKTMIIAEQKANDVMRRSHPARHLCAVLLPSPSKIDMKAVAGTYGWKRAELAQKEQVLDLFGYPSGSVSPFGLQKIAVLIDTALFSYPTVVTGAGKVGVELEIDTSMLWKIGQPLQTRGRASQT